atttcaaagttgaattaagttttgcaaatattttgacttaagcttaagtttgagtaaaattttgacttaaaaaaatttttactttaactcaaaacctttttgacaattttctaaacaaaatttaaattttctttaaaaaaatattttttttaacaaaatttgacttaatgtGACTTAAGCtctgacttaaaaaattattcagccttgagaaaaaaacttactaaGAACTTTCTCGTGACTCTTCTAAAGGAACACTCCCTTTCACGTAAAAATCTCCCGGTCTCTTATCATGTCCTCTCATACTGTAATATTCCTCAAAATCCGGgtcataattcaaaaaatgatccGCTGGACCTGGATATCCCTCATATTTCCCTACTTGATAATCCTCATAATCGTAATCGGGCTCAAAGGGTTTTTTGAAACGATTTTCCTCAAATCTCGGTGCATCATATTTCGTCACATATTTCGTCTCTTCATGTCTCGGTTGATATTCTTCCTCACGTTTCAAACTCCTTTCGTGCTTCTCTCGTTCCAGTTTCTCGTAAAACGGTTCCTTCCACTTGTATCGCGCAAACAACGGCAAAAAATTCCCCGAAAAcaccaacaaaaatattaattgcacGAAAATATTCGTCTGCATTGTGTCTCGCGTGTCAAAAATTACAACggaaaagtaaaaagtttttatttatttattttttttatgaaccacTTGTTGCACTGCGCGATTTTTCctgtgattttattaaaaatactgcATGATGTCGTAACAGAGTGCAATAAAAGACTGATTCTTAAATGCTTGGATGCAAAGAAGTCAtcatcgtaatttttttttgctgctgtttGTTTTTTCGCAAAGCCGAGGTAACACACGAGGAAAAAGGTcattgtaatatttatttattttttttcagcaaatatgTTAAATAACGCATCCAAGAACGCCAAGCGCTGTCATGTAACGTCAACTTTGTAAGAATTTCGCGAGCAGCCATCAACCTTCGTGAGTATTGATTTGTTATAGAagggtttgaaaaaattattagaaatggaaaatatgaaaacttgTAGCACAGCCAGTCTCTATATCAACCTTCAACCACAACGGTATCAATCAATCAACCtatttttagtaatatttttgatgttaatAACCAAGCGAGTCGTATAtcctcacaaaaaatataataaaatggaaaaatagcgaaaaaaaagttcgagcacatgataataatttaaatgttgtgTGAGGTCTTGCATGTGTGAGAATGATttgcgaaacttttttttttgttgttgtaaaataaCTTTTCCAATTATCATTTCCGATGCGTGTGTGAgggaatttttacttttatgacggttttattttatttttttgatttaattttattttttcaactaaaaagcTCAGAACTAGTGAGTTTTTCAACAGAATTTTagaagtttcaaatttatttagaaattagaataaattttaaaaccttctttaaatattatttaaaattaaaaaaaaaatgacactaAAAAGAGTAAActataaaaatcgataaaaatatttttaaaaaaattaaaattaaaaaaaaaatacaaaattaaaaaagtaggtaataattaaaaaacattaaaaaaataaaaaaaaaataaaaattaatttgaaaatttaattttaaatttatttaaaaattaattatattttaattaaattacctttaaaatttcgattttcattattattttttaaaaattattttaaatattttttatttttctcaaaaaaaaaattaaaattttacttaaaaaaatatcaatttaattccaaaatttaaaaaaattgtgagactaaaagaataaaaaaattaaaatttaaaaattgaaattaattttaaaaaaatacctttaaagcttcgaacttttttttattttttaaaaattattttaaataatttaaataaaaaaaaattaaaataaattgagatttttttaaagaaagaatCAAAACTTACtcgtaattttataattttagccaaattttttttagcaattctTAAttcctccaatttttttatttcatattactcggtactcttttttttatttgttttttgagaaatataaaaattatttttcagaacttttaaattttcacaacattatatattttataattaaattttcttaaatatttttgttaatttttttcattaattattttaaccacttttttttgctaattttgaaaaattggaactttagaaattttaaatccatttgttagatattattattaaaacacaatttttcacttatttttctttaatttcttgttaaaatcATACAATTTGGTAAAATCCTGCAATTTCGGGGTCTTTCGTATGAATAAATACGCCGTCTGCtcattttctatatttttgaatattcgtTCTCCTACGTTATCCGTATAAAATGCATAATGAATTTCCTTTGATaactattttgaaaaaataaaaaaatatttttaagataaaaattaaagaaaatgattttttacatgCATGTGCGCCGCTTTAGCTTTCTCAGCTTCTTCCTTTCGAAAGCACGTATAACTAAAAACATCGGTTTTGAGACTTTTTGATGCCTCGTAAGCCTGTTTCATGAGGACTTCTTCGAAGTTTTTCtctgaaaatgatgaaaaatttaaaaaatttcaagaaataagGGAAACATTTTAACAAACCTTCAATTTCATCAGAAACGCACAAATCGAAGCAGTGAAAACAGGTACCTAAGTTTTTGGATCGCAGAACGTTATTTGCAGAAAATGGCAGTAAGGACATACCTTTTGTCAGTTCCGACGTTTTAATGATGTCATATTgtaacgtaaaaatttttgataattttgtggaaattgTCGGCATAATTTTCCACAAGGTCCAGTCGTATTCGTCGATGCTCATTATTTTGCACAGTGCGAGGCCAAGTAATTTTCCCGTTTCAATGGAAATTGCTGCGATTGAGCAACAgtcctaaaatttaatttaataattatttattatttacattttaattaatttaaaaaaaaattaatttatatttaatataaattttaattattttaaaattaaaaaaatttaattaattaattttaatttaaaataaattattaaataaacaaatttaattttaattaaaaaatataattaaaatttttaataattcaaattttaataaattaattttaaaaaaattatttaattaattaattaaattaaaatttaatataaaatttatttttttaattaataattattattttttcataattttttaaatttatttttttaattattcaaatttatttaatttaattaaaatattatttaatttattaatttaattaaaaaattaatatttaattaaaataatttatttcgaatattaataacttttaaaattattttttaaattaatatttttatttttttaaaaattttttttaggaaaatttcctTACCTTCAAAATATGTAACAACCGCGCACAATATTCCTCAATAACCTCTTCATCCTTGTCGATGCCCAAATTAATCCACAACGGATTTGTAGtaatcgaaaatttcttcagcAATTCCAGTGAATCCTGAATTCTCGTGACTGGCAGGTCCTGCAGCCGAATATCGCCACGAACATCCCAAATAATCGGATCGAACTCATTGTCAAttacttcttctttttcagccattttagaatttcacattttataaattttcacattttgacataaataccaaaataaatttttgttgctactttgttaacaaaaaaaaaataaaaattcaccgGTGCAGTAAAGAAATTCTACTCGACTATTTTGTTGAACGATTGGCGCGATACTGAAACGTTGAACATGTTTCACTTCGAGTTTTAtacttataataataaattttgtatctgAAATCAATATGTAGCAACCACAATATAGTTGCTGTTGTTGTGAATAGACAGCTGAGCGAACTGAACATACTAGCGATCAAATATTATTTgcgatataataaattttggcgattattttccttttgtgCATGCATGGTAGTTATTGTTACCTATTATTGTTAATGTTTGTGTAATGTCATGTTCTGTTTAGGCAATCGAAAAAATGAcgaggaaaataaaaagaaaatttattacaatttttattgaacaatgaatattttttatgtttgaggTTTTTGATGATAACGGTGAAAAAATATCCGTTAGATGGTGTTTtggaacttttattttatcaaaatttcaaattttttaataaatttggccgctccaaattttttttgaactttttgtcaaatgccccatttcaaaagacGAAtgtggcaaaataaaaaaaggtaaaaatttcttaaaaaatgaccgtttttggtctattttcataattttttaaacaatttttaaaaaatttttcattttttattatttttttaaacttttgtattgaaaatgatatttttacaagaattttcttctctaattttttttttcgaaaatcaattaatttttgattaaatttaatgaattttttttttgatgtttcaaCCCCCCTTTccgattttgccgaaaaaattcaaaaggaaaaataaaaataattaaaaaaagagtaattttatcaaaatttttcaagaaaattcatttttttttaaacaaaaattttttttttaagaatttttgtattaaaaaacgataataaaatgtccagtttttgaaaaattcggaaaaaaatatttttcaaaatatgatGACTTTACTTGCTTTAAAAAGAAGTTCATTATACCtagaaacgaaaatttaatgacaaaaccctaaatttttgaaaacgttAATTgaccaatatttttattttttcttaaattttcattttgtgaaattttaaataaaaacttaaaataataaaagtaaaaattattttaatgtgttcaatcaacgattaaccttcaaaaacgtcaaaa
The sequence above is drawn from the Culicoides brevitarsis isolate CSIRO-B50_1 chromosome 1, AGI_CSIRO_Cbre_v1, whole genome shotgun sequence genome and encodes:
- the LOC134837571 gene encoding uncharacterized protein LOC134837571; translated protein: MAEKEEVIDNEFDPIIWDVRGDIRLQDLPVTRIQDSLELLKKFSITTNPLWINLGIDKDEEVIEEYCARLLHILKDCCSIAAISIETGKLLGLALCKIMSIDEYDWTLWKIMPTISTKLSKIFTLQYDIIKTSELTKGTCFHCFDLCVSDEIEEKNFEEVLMKQAYEASKSLKTDVFSYTCFRKEEAEKAKAAHMHLSKEIHYAFYTDNVGERIFKNIENEQTAYLFIRKTPKLQDFTKLYDFNKKLKKNK